The following nucleotide sequence is from Halobacillus mangrovi.
GTTACGGAATGATTCAAGAACTTCCAAGCGTTTGATTGCACGCGTACGACGCTGACCTTGAGCTGTTTTCAGTTCTTCTTTCAGTGTATCTACTTCACCGTCCAAATCGATATCGAAAAGAAGCTTTCGAATCGCTTCTGCACCCATGGCAGCTTGGAAACCTTGACCGAACTTCTCACGATAGGAACGGTATTCCTTCTCGGAAAGAAGCTGCTTTCTCTCAAGAGCTGTTTCACCTGGGTCTGTAACGATATAAGCAGCGAAATAAATGACTTCTTCCAATGCGCGTGGGGACATGTCCAGGACAAGACCCATACGACTTGGAATTCCTTTAAAATACCAGATGTGAGAGACAGGGGCAGCTAGTTCCAGGTGCCCCATACGCTCACGACGTACTTTCGCTTTTGTTACCTCGACACCACAACGGTCACAAACGACACCTTTATAGCGGACACGTTTGTATTTACCACAGTGACATTCCCAGTCTTTTTGCGGGCCGAAGATACGTTCACAGAATAAGCCGTCTTTTTCTGGTTTTAACGTACGATAGTTGATCGTTTCTGGCTTCTTGACCTCACCGTAGGACCAAGAGCGAATCTTGTCCGGTGAAGCCAAGCCAATTTTCATATACTCAAAATTGTTTACATCTAGCAAGGGGCCTACCTCCCTTTTAGTATCCGGGTTTTCCCTAAGCTTAGAACACGAGCTTCTGGAGTCTATTAATCGTCTAGATTTAAGTTCTCGGATTCTTTCGTTTGCTCTTCTTCGATATCACGCATTTCGATTTCCTGTTCGTCACCAGACAGAATCTTCACGTCCATACCAAGACTTTGAAGTTCTTTGATTAGTACTTTAAAGGATTCTGGAACTCCTGGTTCTGGAACATTATCACCTTTGACAATGGCTTCGTAAGTCTTCACACGACCTACAACGTCATCCGATTTAACGGTCAGAATCTCTTGAAGGGTGTATGCAGCACCGTAAGCTTCAAGTGCCCATACCTCCATCTCACCGAAACGCTGTCCACCGAATTGTGCTTTACCACCAAGCGGTTGTTGCGTAACAAGTGAATAAGGACCTGTGGAACGAGCGTGAAGTTTGTCATCAACCATGTGTGCAAGCTTAATCATATACATGACACCTACAGATACTCGGTTGTCAAACGGTTCACCTGTACGTCCATCATAAAGAATGGTCTTCGCATCACGAGACATACCAGCCTCTTCAAGTGTTTCCCAAACGTCTTCCTCACGCGCCCCATCGAATACTGGGGTAGCGACTCTTTCACCTAACAGGCGAGCAGCCATACCCAGATGCAATTCAAGCACCTGTCCAATGTTCATACGTGATGGTACACCTAATGGGTTCAACATGATGTCAACTGGTGTTCCATCAGGAAGGAACGGCATATCTTCTTCCGGAAGGATCTTAGAAATAACACCTTTGTTACCGTGACGTCCAGCCATCTTATCACCTTCAGAAATCTTACGCTTCTGAACGATGTAAACACGGATCAACTGGTTTACCCCTGGTGGAAGTTCGTCCCCGTCTTCACGGTTAAAGATCTTCACATCCAATACGATTCCGCCAGCTCCGTGTGGTACACGAAGAGATGTGTCACGAACTTCGCGTGCTTTTTCACCAAAGATTGCGTGAAGAAGGCGCTCTTCAGCCGAAAGCTCAGTTACCCCTTTAGGAGTGACCTTACCTACAAGTAAGTCGCCGTCGCTGACTTCCGCACCGACACGAATGATCCCTCGATCATCTAAGTCGCGAAGGGCATCTTCACCCACGTTAGGAATATCTCGGGTGATTTCTTCTGGTCCAAGCTTCGTATCACGAGCTTCAGACTCATATTCTTCTATATGAATAGATGTGTAAACGTCATCTTTTACTAGGCGCTCACTCATGATGATCGCGTCCTCATAGTTATAACCATCCCATGTCATAAAGGCTACTAGCGGGTTTTGACCAAGTGCTAGTTCACCCATATCCATAGATGGACCGTCAGCAAGGATTTCACCTTTTGTAACGCGATCTCCCTTAGAAACAATTGGGCGCTGGTTGTAGCAGCTACCTTGGTTGGAACGGATGAATTTCTGTAGACGGTAACGATCAAGGTCACCTTCAACTTCTCTTCCATCCACTTCAGAAACGCGGCGCACTAGTACTTCTTTTGCTTCCACACGCTCAACGATTCCTTCGTGACGGCAAATGACAGCAGCACCAGAGTCTTTACCAGAGACATACTCCATGCCTGTACCAACAAGCGGAGCGTCCGGCTTAAGCAACGGTACAGCTTGTCGCTGCATGTTCGCACCCATTAGAGAGCGGTTAGAGTCATCGTTCTCTAAGAACGGGATACAAGCAGTCGCTGCAGAAACAACCTGCTTCGGTGATACGTCCATGTAATCAAGACGATCACGTTGAACTACCGTGTTTTCACCACGGAAACGAGCGATGACTTCTTCATCAACGAACGAGCCGTCATCTTCTAGCTTCGCGTTGGCCTGAGCCACGACATAGTTATCTTCCTCATCTGCAGTCAGATAATCGATCTGCTCTGTAACTTTATTTGTATCAGGATCCACACGACGGTATGGAGTTTCAATGAAACCGAACTCGTTGACCTTCGCATAGGAAGACAAGGAGTTAATCAAACCGATGTTTGGTCCCTCTGGTGTT
It contains:
- the rpoB gene encoding DNA-directed RNA polymerase subunit beta, translating into MTGQLVQYGRHRQRRSYARISEVLELPNLIEIQTASYDWFLEEGLKEMFQDISPIEDFTGNLSLEFVDYSLGEPKYPVDESKDRDVTYNAPLRVKVRLLNNETGEVKEQEVFMGDFPLMTDTGTFIINGAERVIVSQLVRSPSVYYNKKIDKNGKKGYTATVIPNRGAWLEFETDAKDVVHVRIDRTRKLPITVLLRALGFGTDQEIIDIIGDNEYLKNTLEKDNTENSEKALLEIYERLRPGEPPTVENAKSLLVSRFFDPKRYDLARVGRYKMNKKLHIKDRLFNQTLAETLVDEETGEVLAEKGDKIDRRLLNKLIPHFDSDEANLSEQSLEPVEGVLEDPIRVQSVKIVDPTDPEGEKSINVIGNANIDRDVKNITPADILSAISYFFNLLHNVGGTDDIDHLGNRRLRSVGELLQNQFRIGLSRMERVVRERMSIQDTSSITPQQLINIRPVIASIKEFFGSSQLSQFMDQTNPLAELTHKRRLSALGPGGLTRERAGFEVRDVHYSHYGRMCPIETPEGPNIGLINSLSSYAKVNEFGFIETPYRRVDPDTNKVTEQIDYLTADEEDNYVVAQANAKLEDDGSFVDEEVIARFRGENTVVQRDRLDYMDVSPKQVVSAATACIPFLENDDSNRSLMGANMQRQAVPLLKPDAPLVGTGMEYVSGKDSGAAVICRHEGIVERVEAKEVLVRRVSEVDGREVEGDLDRYRLQKFIRSNQGSCYNQRPIVSKGDRVTKGEILADGPSMDMGELALGQNPLVAFMTWDGYNYEDAIIMSERLVKDDVYTSIHIEEYESEARDTKLGPEEITRDIPNVGEDALRDLDDRGIIRVGAEVSDGDLLVGKVTPKGVTELSAEERLLHAIFGEKAREVRDTSLRVPHGAGGIVLDVKIFNREDGDELPPGVNQLIRVYIVQKRKISEGDKMAGRHGNKGVISKILPEEDMPFLPDGTPVDIMLNPLGVPSRMNIGQVLELHLGMAARLLGERVATPVFDGAREEDVWETLEEAGMSRDAKTILYDGRTGEPFDNRVSVGVMYMIKLAHMVDDKLHARSTGPYSLVTQQPLGGKAQFGGQRFGEMEVWALEAYGAAYTLQEILTVKSDDVVGRVKTYEAIVKGDNVPEPGVPESFKVLIKELQSLGMDVKILSGDEQEIEMRDIEEEQTKESENLNLDD